A section of the Oryzias latipes chromosome 10, ASM223467v1 genome encodes:
- the thg1l gene encoding probable tRNA(His) guanylyltransferase: MLIGKLWSFSGPRSYFVPFFRHFYNSPNMAKSKFEYVRSFETDDTCLRNCYIVVRLDGRNFHKFSEQHGFTKPNDNRALGLMTRSAQSVMEELEDIIIAYGQSDEFSFVFKRTSNWFKRRASKLMTHVASQFSSSYVFYWKEYFEEQPLLYPPSFDGRVVLYPTNRNLRDYLSWRQADCHINNLYNTVFWTLVQKGGLTTAQAEDRLKGTLAADKNEILFSEFDINYNNESALHRKGTILLWKKHEETVIRRMKQPNAEEKEVPVTRSKRRVENLYCDIIGEQFWEEHPDILEEDNC; encoded by the exons ATGTTGATTGGAAAACTTTGGAGTTTTAGTGGACCACGGTCctattttgttcctttttttcgtCACTTTTATAATTCTCCTAATATGGCTAAGAGCAAATTTGAGTATGTCCGCAGCTTTGAAACGGACGACACATGCCTACGGAACTGTTATATTGTTGTTAGGCTGGATGGTCGCAATTTCCACAA GTTTTCAGAGCAACATGGTTTTACAAAACCCAATGATAACAGAGCTTTAGGGCTCATGACCAGGAGTGCACAGTCTGTCATGGAAGAATTGGAGGATATCATCATTGCTTATGGTCAAAGTGACGAGTTTAGCTTTGTTTTCAAGAGGACCTCCAATTGGTTTAAACGAAGAGCCAG cAAACTCATGACCCACGTGGCCTCCCAGTTCTCCTCCTCCTATGTCTTCTactggaaggagtattttgaagAACAGCCCCTCCTTTACCCCCCAAGCTTCGACGGACGTGTGGTTCTTTACCCCACTAACCGTAACCTTAGAGACTACCTCAGCTGGAGGCAAGCGGACT GTCATATAAATAACTTGTACAACACAGTGTTTTGGACATTAGTACAGAAGGGAGGACTCACCACAGCACAGGCAGAGGATCGCTTAAAG GGAACATTAGCTGCAGATAAAAATGAGATTCTGTTTTCGGAGTTTGACATCAACTACAACAATGAATCTGCCCTCCACCGGAAAGGCACCATCCTCCTCTGGAAAAAG CATGAAGAAACGGTCATCAGGCGCATGAAACAACCAAACGCAGAAGAGAAGGAGGTGCCGGTAACGCGCAGCAAGAGGAGGGTGGAGAACCTTTACTGTGACATTATAGGGGAGCAGTTCTGGGAGGAACACCCAGACATCCTGGAGGAGGATAACTGCTAG
- the lsm11 gene encoding U7 snRNA-associated Sm-like protein LSm11 — MEERERKSVEPDHNVTEATSAEGATGRDNESSDPADKINVCSDNFDPLLALYSSTAPPLPFPNIKCFNNVAEYESFLKGGRGRAKPENVEKRRRKALKGVADPERIDRLRKLMVSSSQEGEGSTAKPRRKQKILKNVLTRMPLCKGSPLGELHRCIQERIRIKVHIRTFKGMRGVCSGFLVAFDKFWNMAMVDVDETYREPLFGEALYHEKALTISRLFEKLNLQESPGGTDVQEKADQHPPANPRAAPESCFAQMEGDGATSQSDLPEAIKSKQGKLQVSLKAKDPHMHPKGESQKYGKVYTRHINQLFIRGENVILVNPQPL, encoded by the exons ATggaggaaagagaaagaaaatccgTTGAACCAGACCATAATGTGACTGAAGCAACGTCTGCTGAGGGCGCAACGGGACGAGACAACGAGAGCAGCGACCCCGCGGACAAAATAAACGTCTGCTCAGACAACTTTGATCCGCTTCTGGCCCTGTACTCTTCGACTGCGCCGCCGCTTCCTTTCCCAAACATCAAGTGCTTCAACAATGTGGCCGAGTACGAGAGCTTTCTGAAAGGCGGTCGGGGTCGAGCAAAACCGGAGAATGTCGAGAAAAGGCGACGAAAAGCGCTGAAAGGAGTCGCGGATCCGGAGCGCATTGACAGACTGAGGAAGCTGATGGTTTCCTCCTCGCAGGAAGGAGAGGGTAGCACCGCGAAACCGAGGAGGAAGCAGAAGATTCTGAAAAATGTCCTGACCAGGATGCCCC TGTGCAAGGGGAGTCCTTTGGGTGAACTGCATCGCTGCATCCAGGAGCGGATAAGAATCAAAGTTCACATCAGGACCTTCAAAGGAATGAGGGGCGTGTGCTCTGGCTTTCTTGTGGCCTTTGACAAGTTCTGGAACATG GCTATGGTGGATGTGGATGAGACGTACAGGGAGCCGCTGTTCGGGGAGGCGTTGTACCACGAGAAGGCGCTCACCATTTCACGG CTCTTTGAGAAGCTGAATCTTCAGGAAAGCCCAGGCGGGACTGACGTCCAGGAAAAAGCCGACCAGCATCCACCTGCAAATCCCAGAGCTGCCCCGGAAAGCTGCTTTGCTCAGATGGAGGGTGACGGCGCGACATCCCAGTCCGACCTGCCAGAAGCTATTAAAAGCAAACAGGGTAAACTCCAAGTCTCACTGAAGGCGAAGGACCCGCACATGCATCCGAAGGGGGAATCCCAAAAGTACGGGAAAGTCTACACACGCCACATCAACCAGCTTTTTATTCGTGGTGAGAATGTTATCCTGGTTAACCCACAGCCTCTCTGA
- the LOC101169791 gene encoding clathrin interactor 1 has protein sequence MLNMWKVRELVDKATNVVMNYSEVESKVREATNDDPWGPSGQMMTEISRATFMYEQFPEVMNMLWARMLRDNKKNWRRVYKSLLLLAHLIRNGSERVVTSAREHLYDLRSLESYHFVDENGKDQGINVRQKVKEMVDFIQDDDRLREERKKAKKNKDKYIGVSSDSMGYRGYSGDRYDSSDNRGRWDDDWEKKGPFPFSEKLGEISDKIGSTINDTINTFRKKDRDDSPDRFSDNEEQQDRSSRNGQSAKDFKDEEETVTTKSVHIVQATETTATRKRGGPSKKVDLGAAANYKGDQSPDTSAKQTQPAAAPQPSSTGFDDFLMVDTTPTKPAATDLIGGFADFATPAASAGLFSGSVAAATSPTSPNGDFGEWNAFPGGQIPPSAQSADFGGNDLFGAMAAGPAPNPVSAPPAAPAFLDQFDLLGTSQSITSSQSLNVSMSSTQSMNTTVLPLSKSQPIQNMGSVLQPLSVQQGVPAQGAAAKASLPSTWSDPTVNISLDFLSPGMQPPKPSQPSLNTLQHGNQAPANMLAQGFSSMNLGPTPVRPAFNTMMHPGMGMGMGMSMAPNQGMMGMNMGMPQGGMPMGMPQGGMAMGMPGTMGMGMSPAMAQQPKHDAFADFGNFGK, from the exons AACCAATGTTGTGATGAACTACTCTGAGGTTGAGTCTAAAGTCAGAGAGGCGACTAATGATGATCCCTGGGGACCTTCAGGACAAATGATGACTGAAATTTCAAG AGCCACCTTCATGTATGAGCAGTTCCCAGAGGTGATGAACATGCTGTGGGCCCGCATGCTGAGGGACAACAAGAAGAACTGGAGGAGAGTTTACAAG tcTCTGCTTTTATTGGCTCATCTAATCCGGAACGGGTCAGAAAGGGTGGTAACCAGTGCACGAGAACATCTCTATGACTTGAGATCTTTAGAAAGCTACCACTTTGTTG ACGAGAACGGGAAAGATCAAGGAATAAATGTGCGTCAGAAAGTGAAGGAGATGGTGGACTTCATTCAGGATGATGACCGGCTCAGGGAGGAGCGGAAAAAGGCTAAGAAGAACAAAGACAAATACATCGGTGTTTCCTCAGACAGTATGGGGTACCGAGGTTATT CTGGTGACCGATACGACTCGAGCGACAACAGGGGGAGGTGGGATGACGACTGGGAGAAGAAAGGCCCATTTCCCTTCAGTGAAAAGTTGGGGGAAATCAGTGACAAAATTGGCAGCACCATTAATGATACCATAAACACATTCAGGAAGAAGGATCGAGATGACTCACCAGACCGATTCAG CGATAATGAAGAACAGCAAGACCGTTCCTCTCGAAACGGTCAGTCGGCGAAGGATtttaaagatgaagaggagaccGTCACAACAAAGAGCGTGCACATCGTCCAAGCAACAGAGACGACGGCAACACGGAAAAGAGGGGGACCGTCCAAAAAAGTTGACCTTGGGGCTGCAGCTAACTATAAAGGAGACCAGAGCCCAGATACTTCAGCCAAACAG ACACAGCCAGCAGCTGCCCCTCAGCCTTCCAGCACAGGCTTTGATGACTTTCTGATGGTGGACACAACACCTACCAAGCCCGCTGCCACAG ACCTGATTGGTGGATTTGCTGATTTTGCTACACCTGCAGCCTCTGCTGGACTTTTCTCAGGatctg ttgcagcagcaacatcaCCTACAAGCCCCAATGGAGATTTTGGAGAATGGAACGCCTTCCCTGGTGGTCAAATTCCGCCATCTGCTCAGAGTGCAGACTTTGGTGGAAATGACCTTTTCGGAGCCATGGCGGCAGGTCCTGCCCCCAACCCTGTTTCAGCTCCGCCCGCTGCCCCTGCCTTTTTGGACCAGTTTGACTTGTTGGGAACATCTCAGTCCATCACTTCCTCCCAGAGCCTCAACGTCAGCATGAGCAGCACACAGAGCATGAACACCACAGTTCTGCCTCTGTCAAAGTCACAG CCGATCCAGAACATGGGAAGTGTCCTCCAGCCTCTGTCTGTGCAGCAGGGGGTGCCCGCTCAAGGTGCAGCAGCCAAAGCATCTCTCCCATCCACCTGGTCAGACCCCACTGTCAACATCAGTTTGGACTTCCTGAGCCCTGGAATGCAGCCCCCCAAACCAAGCCAGCCCAGCCTCAACACCCTGCAGCACG GCAACCAGGCACCTGCCAATATGCTCGCTCAGGGATTTTCCAGTATGAATCTTGGACCTACACCAGTCAGACCAGCTTTTAATACTATGATGCATCCAGGAATGGGAATGGGAATGGGGATGAGTATGGCTCCTAACCAGGGTATGATGGGCATGAACATGGGAATGCCCCAGGGAGGTATGCCTATGGGAATGCCTCAGGGAGGTATGGCCATGGGAATGCCTGGTACAATGGGAATGGGAATGAGCCCCGCCATGGCCCAACAGCCCAAACACGACGCCTTTGCTGACTTTGGCAACTTCGGAAAGTGA